From one [Limnothrix rosea] IAM M-220 genomic stretch:
- a CDS encoding type II toxin-antitoxin system Phd/YefM family antitoxin, whose translation MRIISFTEARKKLKAVLDAVSNDADCTVITRRDAEDAVVMSLEYYNSLMETVYLLKSPANAAHLSRSIEQFRESQVTERDLIDE comes from the coding sequence ATGCGTATTATTTCCTTTACCGAAGCACGAAAAAAATTAAAGGCAGTTCTTGATGCGGTATCTAACGATGCGGATTGCACTGTTATTACTCGCCGTGATGCCGAGGATGCGGTGGTGATGTCTTTAGAGTATTACAACAGTTTGATGGAGACGGTTTATCTACTGAAATCTCCTGCTAATGCGGCGCACCTGTCTCGTTCTATCGAGCAGTTTCGGGAAAGTCAGGTCACGGAACGAGATTTAATAGATGAATGA
- a CDS encoding Txe/YoeB family addiction module toxin — protein MNDVRRLAWTDAAGEDYLYWQTQDRKTLKRINQLIQDTRRSPFEGMGKPEALKENLSGFWSRRIDETHRLVYAVDDKYLTIIACRYHY, from the coding sequence ATGAATGATGTTCGCCGATTGGCTTGGACTGATGCAGCAGGGGAAGATTATTTGTATTGGCAGACCCAAGATCGTAAAACCCTGAAACGCATTAATCAGCTCATTCAAGATACTCGGCGATCGCCTTTTGAAGGTATGGGGAAACCAGAAGCACTCAAGGAGAATTTATCTGGTTTTTGGTCGCGCCGCATCGATGAAACCCACCGTCTTGTTTATGCGGTAGATGACAAATATTTAACGATCATTGCCTGCCGATACCATTACTGA
- a CDS encoding Uma2 family endonuclease → MTAFVLDLSPLTNLTREQFYRLCEANPDRKLERSPTGKLIVMAPTGGETGFRNFRLSGKLFVWSEPREDGVAFDSSTGFSLPKGGDRSPDVSWIPLEKWESLTPEQRKGFLPLCPDFVIELLSPSDSWKLGTEKMAEYQANGCRLGWLLDPKNKRVGIYRGDRPVEILEAPDKLFGEDVLVGFELDVRFLWQ, encoded by the coding sequence ATGACTGCATTTGTCCTCGATCTCAGTCCCCTGACCAACCTGACTCGTGAACAGTTCTATCGCCTCTGCGAAGCCAATCCTGACCGCAAACTCGAAAGAAGTCCTACTGGAAAATTGATTGTTATGGCTCCCACTGGTGGAGAAACAGGTTTTCGTAACTTTCGGCTATCCGGCAAATTATTTGTTTGGAGTGAACCACGGGAAGATGGTGTTGCTTTTGATTCTTCCACTGGGTTTTCTTTGCCAAAGGGGGGTGATCGCTCTCCGGATGTCTCATGGATTCCGCTAGAAAAATGGGAAAGCTTAACGCCAGAGCAACGCAAAGGATTTTTGCCGCTCTGCCCTGATTTTGTAATTGAATTGCTGTCGCCTTCTGACTCTTGGAAGCTGGGCACAGAAAAGATGGCAGAGTATCAGGCAAATGGTTGTCGGTTGGGTTGGCTCCTCGACCCGAAAAATAAGCGGGTGGGGATCTATCGCGGCGATCGCCCTGTAGAAATCCTAGAAGCGCCAGATAAGCTTTTCGGGGAAGATGTTTTAGTAGGCTTTGAATTAGACGTACGTTTCTTGTGGCAATAA
- a CDS encoding type II toxin-antitoxin system HicB family antitoxin, whose product MYTATYKGYTGKFEIDFEENLLSGIVIDIRDVITFHGKTIEEAVQCFHESVDDYLEFCEEVGEDPDKPFSGRLPYRTSPETHRQIYLAATKAGKSINAWMDEVLAEKSSQELHRAER is encoded by the coding sequence ATGTACACAGCCACTTATAAGGGATATACAGGAAAATTTGAAATTGATTTTGAAGAAAATCTTTTATCCGGTATTGTGATCGATATTAGAGATGTCATCACTTTTCATGGCAAGACCATTGAAGAAGCTGTGCAATGTTTTCATGAGTCAGTTGATGATTATTTAGAATTTTGTGAAGAGGTTGGCGAAGATCCTGATAAGCCTTTTTCGGGTCGTCTCCCCTATCGCACTTCGCCTGAGACCCATCGCCAGATTTATCTTGCGGCGACTAAAGCGGGCAAAAGTATTAATGCTTGGATGGATGAAGTGTTAGCTGAAAAATCTAGTCAAGAGCTCCATCGTGCAGAACGTTAA